The proteins below are encoded in one region of Sebastes fasciatus isolate fSebFas1 chromosome 16, fSebFas1.pri, whole genome shotgun sequence:
- the riox2 gene encoding ribosomal oxygenase 2 isoform X1, which translates to MVPRWEQFPLGHIQGNTQLCSRVCVWSSYPVSAAVEEIKMPKKSRVKMVRRRSSHDDDDDDEQLPPKQSKVTPSDAPSPLCFSSPADLFQSLIQPMEPEQFFREYWEKKPLHLQRSDPDTASYYRSLFQLSDLQSLCSQHLEYYRDVNVVRCINGKKKVLNKQGRVKSSVLHKNFVQNKATIQFHQPQRFKDELWRIQEKLECFFGGLVGSNVYITPQESQGLPAHYDDVEVFILQLEGEKRWLLYTPTVPLAAEYSVESEERIGSPTHEITLKAGDLLYFPRGTIHQASTPAGVDHSTHLTLSTYQRMSWGDLLLDIFPSVLSDHSKAEVSLRRGMPRRLLLEDGEDVDTGKQLAAVLRSLADEMETGMQEARSTHMKRDFIMNRLPPFSQEELPAPAGTIPVLEDTVCLRFKDHVVITVEPSQDRTDEATELVVFVLHSLKNQRESHMMGEGSDEEEEQDISRGLQFPLSHLQALRQLQQAQQLTVAQLQLPTPEAKVGLVLALWSESLLVVL; encoded by the exons ATGGTTCCACGCTGGGAGCAGTTTCCACTCGGACATATTCAGGGAAACACACAACTCtgttcacgtgtgtgtgtgtggagctcatATCCGGTCTCAGCTGCTGTAGAGGAG AttaaaatgccaaagaaaagcAGAGTGAAGATGGTGAGGAGACGGAGcagtcatgatgatgatgatgatgatgagcagCTCCCTCCTAAACAGAGCAAGGTGACGCCCAGCGACGCCCCGTCTCCTCTGTGCTTCAGCAGCCCGGCCGACCTGTTCCAGAGCCTGATTCAGCCCATGGAGCCGGAGCAGTTCTTCAGGGAGTACTGGGAGAAGAAGCCCCTCCACCTGCAGAGGTCCGACCCCGACACCGCCTCCTACTACCGCTCTCTGTTCCAGCTGTCCGACCTGCAGAGCCTCTGTTCTCAGCACCTGGAGTACTACCGGGACGTCAACGTGGTCCGCTGCATCAACGGCAAGAAGAAGGTGCTCAACAAGCAGGGCCGGGTGAAGAGCAGTGTTCTCCACAAGAACTTTGTTCAGAATAAAGCCACCATCCAGTTCCATCAGCCGCAGAGGTTCAAG GACGAGTTGTGGAGGATCCAGGAGAAGCTGGAGTGTTTCTTCGGAGGCTTGGTGGGCTCTAACGTCTACATCACACCTCAGGAGTCTCAGGGTCTTCCAGCTCACTACGATGATGTCGAG GTCTTTATTCTGCAGCTGGAGGGAGAGAAGCGTTGGCTTCTCTACACCCCCACCGTTCCTCTGGCAGCGGAGTACAGCGTGGAGTCAGAGGAGAGGATCGGCAGCCCCACCCACGAGATCACACTGAAG GCAGGAGACCTTCTGTACTTCCCCAGAGGAACCATCCATCAGGCCAGCACCCCCGCTGGAGTGGACCACTCCACCCACCTGACCCTCAGCACCTACCAGAGAAT GTCCTGGGGGGACCTGCTGTTGGACATATTCCCCAGCGTGCTGAGTGACCACAGTAAGGCTGAAGTCAGCCTGAGACGGGGCATGCCGAGGAGACTCTTACTG GAGGACGGTGAAGACGTGGACACCGGCAAGCAGCTGGCCGCTGTCCTCCGGTCTCTGGCTGATGAGATGGAAACAGGGATGCAGGAAGCCCGCTCCACTCACATGAAGAGAGACTTCATCATGAACCGCCTGCCTCCGTTCAGCCAGGAGGAGCTGCCTGCACCAG CGGGGACGATCCCTGTCTTGGAGGACACGGTGTGTTTGAGGTTTAAAGACCACGTGGTGATAACGGTGGAGCCCAGCCAGGACAGAACT gatgAGGCCACGGAGCTGGTGGTCTTTGTGTTACATTCTCTGAAGAACCAGAGGGAGAGCCACATGATGGGTGAAGgtagtgatgaagaggaggagcaggacatCTCCAGG GGTCTACAGTTCCCTCTGTCCCACCTCCAGGCCCTGAGGCAGCTTCAACAGGCCCAGCAGCTGACGGTGGCCCAGCTCCAGCTCCCCACTCCGGAGGCCAAAGTGGGTCTGGTCCTGGCTCTGTGGAGTGAGagcctgctggtggtgctgtaG
- the riox2 gene encoding ribosomal oxygenase 2 isoform X2: protein MPKKSRVKMVRRRSSHDDDDDDEQLPPKQSKVTPSDAPSPLCFSSPADLFQSLIQPMEPEQFFREYWEKKPLHLQRSDPDTASYYRSLFQLSDLQSLCSQHLEYYRDVNVVRCINGKKKVLNKQGRVKSSVLHKNFVQNKATIQFHQPQRFKDELWRIQEKLECFFGGLVGSNVYITPQESQGLPAHYDDVEVFILQLEGEKRWLLYTPTVPLAAEYSVESEERIGSPTHEITLKAGDLLYFPRGTIHQASTPAGVDHSTHLTLSTYQRMSWGDLLLDIFPSVLSDHSKAEVSLRRGMPRRLLLEDGEDVDTGKQLAAVLRSLADEMETGMQEARSTHMKRDFIMNRLPPFSQEELPAPAGTIPVLEDTVCLRFKDHVVITVEPSQDRTDEATELVVFVLHSLKNQRESHMMGEGSDEEEEQDISRGLQFPLSHLQALRQLQQAQQLTVAQLQLPTPEAKVGLVLALWSESLLVVL, encoded by the exons atgccaaagaaaagcAGAGTGAAGATGGTGAGGAGACGGAGcagtcatgatgatgatgatgatgatgagcagCTCCCTCCTAAACAGAGCAAGGTGACGCCCAGCGACGCCCCGTCTCCTCTGTGCTTCAGCAGCCCGGCCGACCTGTTCCAGAGCCTGATTCAGCCCATGGAGCCGGAGCAGTTCTTCAGGGAGTACTGGGAGAAGAAGCCCCTCCACCTGCAGAGGTCCGACCCCGACACCGCCTCCTACTACCGCTCTCTGTTCCAGCTGTCCGACCTGCAGAGCCTCTGTTCTCAGCACCTGGAGTACTACCGGGACGTCAACGTGGTCCGCTGCATCAACGGCAAGAAGAAGGTGCTCAACAAGCAGGGCCGGGTGAAGAGCAGTGTTCTCCACAAGAACTTTGTTCAGAATAAAGCCACCATCCAGTTCCATCAGCCGCAGAGGTTCAAG GACGAGTTGTGGAGGATCCAGGAGAAGCTGGAGTGTTTCTTCGGAGGCTTGGTGGGCTCTAACGTCTACATCACACCTCAGGAGTCTCAGGGTCTTCCAGCTCACTACGATGATGTCGAG GTCTTTATTCTGCAGCTGGAGGGAGAGAAGCGTTGGCTTCTCTACACCCCCACCGTTCCTCTGGCAGCGGAGTACAGCGTGGAGTCAGAGGAGAGGATCGGCAGCCCCACCCACGAGATCACACTGAAG GCAGGAGACCTTCTGTACTTCCCCAGAGGAACCATCCATCAGGCCAGCACCCCCGCTGGAGTGGACCACTCCACCCACCTGACCCTCAGCACCTACCAGAGAAT GTCCTGGGGGGACCTGCTGTTGGACATATTCCCCAGCGTGCTGAGTGACCACAGTAAGGCTGAAGTCAGCCTGAGACGGGGCATGCCGAGGAGACTCTTACTG GAGGACGGTGAAGACGTGGACACCGGCAAGCAGCTGGCCGCTGTCCTCCGGTCTCTGGCTGATGAGATGGAAACAGGGATGCAGGAAGCCCGCTCCACTCACATGAAGAGAGACTTCATCATGAACCGCCTGCCTCCGTTCAGCCAGGAGGAGCTGCCTGCACCAG CGGGGACGATCCCTGTCTTGGAGGACACGGTGTGTTTGAGGTTTAAAGACCACGTGGTGATAACGGTGGAGCCCAGCCAGGACAGAACT gatgAGGCCACGGAGCTGGTGGTCTTTGTGTTACATTCTCTGAAGAACCAGAGGGAGAGCCACATGATGGGTGAAGgtagtgatgaagaggaggagcaggacatCTCCAGG GGTCTACAGTTCCCTCTGTCCCACCTCCAGGCCCTGAGGCAGCTTCAACAGGCCCAGCAGCTGACGGTGGCCCAGCTCCAGCTCCCCACTCCGGAGGCCAAAGTGGGTCTGGTCCTGGCTCTGTGGAGTGAGagcctgctggtggtgctgtaG
- the bhlha9 gene encoding class A basic helix-loop-helix protein 9, with amino-acid sequence MSCSSVAGSEFSEEELELSVLGQEEDEGSHSESSASSPSDPEEGQTKKRNRPVRSKARRMAANVRERKRIMDYNQAFNALRVTLNHDLSGKRLSKIATLQRAINRISALSVFLSSNPPSKPCAHRECTRSSVGPAAMGASHLEQTRVPVPRLEHQSYVPWQYQMQPQQGPHVHRLPTEPHVYMDNTASSCPPSPHYPCYPTEGQLYASYGHCGSPRDHPPSPLRYPHQVGEGLGYQPGVWASCTQKYMDTFVEPSPALGLPWQVSYLQEPEHSLSLGSNVL; translated from the coding sequence atgagctgcagcagcgttGCAGGATCAGAGTTCTCTGAGGAAGAGCTGGAGCTCAGCGTGCTGGGTcaagaggaggacgagggaaGTCACAGCGAGAGCTCCGCCAGCAGCCCCAGCGACCCCGAGGAAGGCCAGACCAAGAAGCGCAATCGACCCGTCCGCTCCAAAGCTCGAAGAATGGCCGCCAACGTCCGCGAGCGAAAGCGCATCATGGACTACAACCAGGCCTTCAACGCCCTGCGTGTCACTCTGAACCACGACCTCAGCGGCAAACGGCTCTCCAAGATCGCCACGCTACAGAGGGCCATCAACCGCATCTCCGCTCTCTCGGTGTTCCTGAGCTCCAACCCCCCCAGCAAGCCGTGCGCCCACCGGGAGTGCACCAGGTCGTCCGTGGGGCCGGCCGCCATGGGGGCATCTCACCTGGAGCAGACCAGGGTGCCGGTTCCTCGTCTGGAGCACCAGAGCTACGTCCCCTGGCAGTACCAGATGCAGCCACAGCAGGGGCCTCACGTGCACAGGCTGCCCACAGAGCCTCACGTCTACATGGATAACACGGCGTCATCGTGCCCCCCGTCGCCACACTACCCTTGTTACCCCACCGAGGGACAGCTTTACGCCTCGTATGGACACTGCGGCAGCCCCCGAGACCATCCGCCCAGCCCGCTGCGGTACCCTCATCAGGTGGGCGAGGGGTTGGGCTACCAGCCGGGCGTGTGGGCCTCCTGCACTCAGAAATACATGGACACCTTTGTGGAGCCTTCTCCAGCTCTGGGGCTTCCCTGGCAGGTGAGCTACCTGCAGGAGCCGGAGCACAGCCTCTCTCTGGGCTCCAACGTACTGTAA